One window of the Streptomyces sp. NBC_00259 genome contains the following:
- a CDS encoding sensor histidine kinase has product MRFRGKSIRRKIVALLLVPLVSLTALWGFATALTGREAKQLLDVGYISEKVGLPIEDTVRVIQKERRQTLVYLADPREAEALITLRRQRAETDRAVAEIRASAQDSGVRDSISPDVSRRLTLLVDALDGLGSLRRNVEQSAITRAQALEFYNRLVDPCYSFLTSLHALEDVELEKQNRALVGVVRARELLSREDALVTSSLVAGKVTADEIRAVSDLAANRKLLYEINLEVLPSSEREILEQYWRSPETQPLREAEEKLLAAGATNKPRVVDSPRWQQLATPVLDDLAQQSTEAGDRYQHRVEPAAYSVLVRAGVAGVLGFLALLVSVVVSVRIGRDLARTLSRLRKEAHEVSGVRLPSVMRRLAAGEHVDVETEAPHLDYEKDEIGQVGQALNTLQRAAVEAAVRQADMRRGVSEVFVNLARRNQVLLHRQLTLLDTMERRTEDAEELADLFRLDHLTTRMRRHAEGLVILSGAAPSRQWRKPIQLMDVVRAAVAEVEDYERIEVRRLPRIGVGGPAVSDLTHLIAELLENATVFSPPHTGVQVHGERVANGFTLEIHDRGLGMTPELLLDANLRLAETPEFELSDTDRLGLFVVSRLAQRQNVRVSLQPSPYGGTTAVVFIPATVLTDAPDTEGTGFRLDRKGAAAAAARDGGGRSEGGRLAALAQVPTGLTGSSVLDGPVELEAPVGAPGFEDRPALGGFERIDTADPINTAADTAADIEDTESERGGLFRARDFLRPPDEQHQQATDQTPERPRSGPRRSATSTGTGPIPLPRRKPPTLIADHGRRVDERGRSHPSPTADTPDGATPASDTPDTPVPRPAAGPVPLRGTRPPVADAPGRPGDAPAWRADAGPAPATGAGSGSAAGSGTRAGAGAAAGSGSAGQTLGGLPRRVRQASLAPQLRETSAGRSAETRAAATAEVQDVERDAEEVRDRMASLQRGWQRGRRQNAEDATGPGETAPGTTPEGNGR; this is encoded by the coding sequence ATGCGCTTTCGCGGGAAGTCGATCCGCCGGAAGATCGTGGCGTTGCTGCTTGTGCCGCTCGTGTCCCTGACCGCGCTCTGGGGCTTCGCCACCGCACTCACCGGCCGTGAGGCCAAGCAACTGCTGGACGTCGGCTACATCAGCGAGAAGGTCGGCCTTCCGATCGAGGACACGGTCCGTGTCATCCAGAAGGAACGCCGCCAGACCCTCGTGTACCTCGCCGACCCCCGGGAGGCCGAGGCCCTCATCACCTTGCGGCGGCAGCGCGCGGAAACCGACAGGGCCGTGGCCGAAATCCGCGCCAGCGCACAGGACTCCGGCGTCCGTGACTCCATCAGCCCGGACGTCTCCCGCCGGCTCACCCTGCTCGTCGACGCCCTCGACGGACTGGGCTCGCTGCGCCGCAACGTCGAACAGAGCGCGATCACCCGCGCCCAGGCACTGGAGTTCTACAACCGGCTCGTCGATCCCTGCTACAGCTTCCTCACCTCCCTCCACGCCCTGGAGGACGTCGAGTTGGAGAAGCAGAACCGGGCGCTCGTCGGCGTCGTACGCGCCCGCGAGCTGCTCTCCCGCGAGGACGCGCTCGTGACCTCCTCATTGGTCGCGGGCAAGGTCACCGCCGACGAGATACGCGCGGTCTCGGACCTCGCCGCCAACCGCAAGCTCCTGTACGAGATCAACCTCGAGGTCCTGCCCTCGTCCGAACGCGAGATCCTCGAACAGTACTGGCGGAGCCCCGAAACCCAGCCGCTGCGCGAGGCCGAGGAGAAGCTGCTCGCCGCGGGCGCCACCAACAAGCCGCGCGTCGTCGACTCGCCACGGTGGCAGCAGCTGGCCACTCCGGTCCTGGACGATCTCGCCCAGCAGTCCACCGAGGCCGGCGACCGCTACCAGCACCGTGTCGAGCCCGCCGCGTACAGCGTCCTCGTCAGGGCCGGCGTCGCCGGCGTGCTCGGCTTCCTCGCCCTCCTGGTCTCCGTCGTCGTCTCCGTGCGCATCGGCCGCGATCTGGCCCGAACGCTGTCACGGCTGCGCAAGGAGGCCCACGAGGTCTCGGGCGTCCGTCTTCCCAGCGTGATGCGCAGGCTCGCCGCCGGCGAACACGTCGACGTCGAGACCGAGGCACCGCACCTCGACTACGAGAAGGACGAGATCGGCCAGGTCGGCCAGGCGCTCAACACGCTCCAGCGGGCCGCCGTCGAGGCCGCCGTCCGGCAGGCCGACATGCGGCGCGGCGTCTCCGAGGTCTTCGTCAACCTCGCCCGCCGCAACCAGGTGCTGCTCCACCGTCAGCTCACGCTCCTCGACACGATGGAGCGGCGCACCGAGGACGCCGAGGAGCTCGCGGACCTCTTCCGGCTCGACCACCTCACCACCCGTATGCGCCGGCACGCCGAGGGCCTGGTGATCCTCTCCGGCGCGGCCCCCTCCCGCCAGTGGCGCAAGCCGATCCAGCTGATGGACGTGGTGCGGGCGGCCGTCGCCGAGGTCGAGGACTACGAACGCATCGAGGTCCGGCGGCTGCCGCGCATCGGCGTGGGCGGCCCCGCCGTCTCCGACCTCACCCACCTCATCGCCGAACTGCTGGAGAACGCGACCGTGTTCTCGCCCCCGCACACGGGGGTCCAGGTGCACGGCGAGCGGGTCGCGAACGGCTTCACCCTGGAGATCCACGACCGGGGCCTCGGGATGACCCCCGAGTTGCTGCTCGACGCGAACCTGCGGCTCGCGGAGACCCCCGAGTTCGAGCTCTCCGACACCGACCGGCTGGGCCTGTTCGTCGTCAGCCGGCTCGCCCAGCGCCAGAACGTGCGGGTCTCGCTGCAGCCGTCGCCGTACGGAGGCACCACTGCGGTCGTCTTCATCCCTGCCACGGTGCTCACCGACGCCCCCGACACCGAGGGCACGGGATTCCGACTCGACCGCAAGGGCGCCGCGGCCGCGGCAGCCCGGGACGGCGGCGGCCGCTCCGAAGGCGGCCGGCTCGCCGCGCTCGCCCAGGTGCCGACGGGGCTGACCGGATCCTCCGTGCTCGACGGACCCGTCGAGCTGGAGGCGCCCGTCGGCGCGCCGGGCTTCGAGGACCGTCCCGCCCTCGGCGGTTTCGAGCGGATCGACACGGCCGACCCGATCAACACCGCGGCGGACACCGCGGCGGACATCGAGGACACCGAGAGCGAGCGCGGCGGGCTGTTCCGCGCCCGCGACTTCCTGCGCCCGCCCGACGAGCAGCACCAGCAGGCCACGGACCAGACGCCCGAGCGGCCGAGGAGCGGTCCGCGCCGCTCCGCCACCAGTACGGGCACGGGCCCGATTCCGCTGCCGCGGCGCAAGCCGCCGACCCTGATCGCCGACCACGGCCGCCGGGTGGACGAGCGGGGCCGCTCGCACCCGTCCCCGACGGCGGACACGCCGGACGGCGCGACCCCCGCCTCGGATACGCCCGACACCCCGGTGCCCCGTCCCGCCGCCGGCCCCGTGCCGCTCAGGGGCACCCGGCCGCCCGTCGCCGACGCCCCCGGGCGCCCCGGCGACGCCCCGGCCTGGCGCGCCGACGCAGGTCCCGCGCCCGCCACCGGTGCCGGGTCCGGCTCCGCGGCCGGTTCCGGCACCCGCGCCGGGGCCGGTGCCGCCGCCGGGAGCGGCTCCGCCGGGCAGACGCTGGGCGGACTGCCCCGCCGCGTCCGTCAGGCCAGCCTCGCCCCGCAACTGCGCGAGACCTCCGCCGGGCGGTCCGCCGAAACGCGCGCCGCGGCCACCGCCGAGGTCCAGGACGTCGAACGAGACGCAGAAGAAGTACGCGACCGCATGGCCTCGCTGCAACGCGGATGGCAGCGCGGACGCCGTCAGAACGCCGAGGACGCCACCGGCCCCGGCGAGACAGCACCAGGAACGACACCGGAGGGGAACGGTCGATGA
- a CDS encoding GTP-binding protein yields MVFGRSSRKETPVEPVTLKILVAGGFGVGKTTLVGAVSEIKPLRTEETLSEAGRPVDDLEGVESKNTTTVAMDFGRITLREDLVLYLFGTPGQGRFWFLWDELAQGALGAVVLADTRRLEDSFAAIDYFERRGIPFTVGVNCFEDADRFPTDTVRAALDLDPEVPLMMCDARDRESVKAVLVAVVENALVRSTREREPATT; encoded by the coding sequence ATGGTCTTCGGGCGCTCTAGCCGCAAGGAGACGCCGGTGGAGCCGGTGACACTGAAGATCCTTGTCGCCGGTGGCTTCGGGGTGGGCAAGACCACCCTCGTGGGCGCGGTGAGCGAGATCAAACCGCTGCGCACCGAGGAGACCCTGAGCGAGGCCGGCCGGCCCGTGGACGACCTCGAAGGCGTCGAGTCCAAGAACACCACCACGGTCGCCATGGACTTCGGCCGGATCACGCTGCGCGAGGACCTCGTCCTCTATCTCTTCGGCACCCCGGGCCAGGGCCGCTTCTGGTTCCTCTGGGACGAGCTGGCGCAGGGTGCGCTCGGCGCGGTCGTCCTCGCCGACACCCGCCGCCTGGAGGACTCCTTCGCGGCCATCGACTACTTCGAACGCCGCGGGATCCCGTTCACCGTGGGGGTCAACTGCTTCGAGGACGCCGACCGGTTCCCCACGGACACCGTACGGGCCGCCCTCGACCTCGACCCCGAGGTGCCGCTGATGATGTGCGACGCGCGGGACCGGGAGTCGGTCAAGGCCGTGCTGGTGGCGGTCGTGGAGAACGCCCTGGTGCGCTCCACCAGGGAACGCGAGCCCGCGACCACCTGA
- a CDS encoding MIP/aquaporin family protein produces MSNADIFLGEVIGTAILILFGAGVCAAVTLHHSKAKASGWIVIAFGWGFGVLAGAYTAAPLSGGHLNPAVTVGIAVDTGEWGKVPLYIAAQLVGAALGAVLAWLAYYAQFQANADLTHAQPTLGIFSTAPEIRKPVANLVTEIVATIGLVLPILAFGRNAGIGIGPIPGEAAGIYGSGISVLLVSLLVVGIGLSLGGPTGYAINRARDLGPRLVHTLLPIPNKGTSDWGYAWIPVTGPLVGGLLSGIVFNAVF; encoded by the coding sequence ATGAGCAACGCAGACATCTTCCTCGGTGAGGTCATCGGGACAGCGATACTGATCCTTTTCGGCGCGGGTGTGTGCGCCGCGGTCACCCTGCACCACTCCAAGGCGAAGGCGTCCGGGTGGATCGTCATCGCCTTCGGCTGGGGTTTCGGCGTGCTGGCGGGCGCGTACACCGCGGCGCCGCTCTCCGGCGGCCATCTCAATCCGGCCGTGACCGTGGGCATCGCGGTCGACACCGGCGAGTGGGGCAAGGTGCCCCTGTACATCGCGGCCCAGCTGGTCGGGGCGGCACTCGGCGCCGTACTGGCCTGGCTGGCCTACTACGCGCAGTTCCAGGCGAACGCCGACCTCACGCACGCCCAGCCGACGCTCGGAATCTTCTCGACCGCCCCGGAGATCCGCAAGCCGGTCGCGAACCTGGTCACCGAGATCGTCGCGACCATCGGTCTGGTGCTGCCGATCCTCGCCTTCGGCCGGAACGCCGGCATCGGAATCGGCCCGATCCCCGGCGAGGCCGCCGGAATCTATGGCTCCGGGATCTCGGTCCTGCTGGTGTCGCTGCTCGTCGTCGGCATCGGCCTGTCGCTCGGCGGGCCGACCGGATACGCCATCAACCGGGCCCGCGACCTGGGGCCACGCCTCGTCCACACGCTTCTGCCGATCCCCAACAAGGGGACGTCCGACTGGGGTTATGCCTGGATTCCCGTGACCGGACCCCTCGTCGGCGGACTCCTCTCGGGCATCGTCTTCAACGCAGTGTTCTGA
- a CDS encoding MFS transporter, with product MSTTQTQREQGELPQDTGAFAWLRALGPRGRRAFGGAFGGYALDSYDFFTLPLSMVAIAAFFSLDSGQTGLLTTVTLVVSAIGGALAGILADRIGRVRALMITVITYALFTVLCGFAPNYETLLVFRALQGLGFGGEWAVGAILVAEYSTAKHRGRTLGAVQSAWAAGWALAVIVYTLVFQFLDSDTAWRVMFWTGALPALLVVYVRRNVTDAPEAAERRRASSERGSFSAIFRKDLARTTLFAVLLSTGVQGGYYTLATWVPTYLKSERGLTVVGTGGYLAFLISGAFIGYLTGGYLTDVLGRKKNIALFAVLSAACILAYTNLPSGANGLLLVLGFPLGFCMSAIFSGFGSFLSELYPTAVRGTGQGFTYNTGRAVGAFFPTLVGFLADSWGVGGALVFGAVGYAIAVIALFGLPETRGRELV from the coding sequence ATGAGCACGACCCAGACCCAGCGCGAGCAGGGCGAACTGCCCCAGGACACGGGCGCGTTCGCGTGGCTGCGCGCGCTCGGACCGCGCGGCCGCCGGGCCTTCGGCGGCGCGTTCGGCGGCTATGCCCTGGACTCCTACGACTTCTTCACGCTGCCGCTGAGCATGGTGGCGATCGCCGCCTTCTTCAGTCTGGACAGCGGCCAGACCGGACTCCTCACCACCGTCACCTTGGTCGTCTCGGCCATCGGCGGAGCGCTCGCCGGGATCCTCGCCGACCGGATAGGCCGGGTCCGGGCCCTGATGATCACGGTGATCACGTACGCACTGTTCACCGTGCTGTGCGGATTCGCGCCCAACTACGAGACACTGCTGGTCTTCCGCGCCCTCCAGGGCCTCGGATTCGGCGGCGAGTGGGCGGTCGGCGCGATCCTCGTCGCCGAGTACTCCACGGCCAAGCACCGCGGGCGCACCCTCGGCGCGGTCCAGAGCGCCTGGGCGGCCGGCTGGGCCCTCGCCGTGATCGTCTACACCCTGGTGTTCCAGTTCCTCGACAGCGACACCGCATGGCGCGTCATGTTCTGGACGGGCGCGCTGCCCGCCCTGCTCGTCGTGTACGTCCGGCGGAATGTGACGGACGCGCCCGAGGCCGCGGAGCGGCGCCGGGCGAGCAGCGAGCGCGGCTCGTTCTCCGCGATCTTCCGCAAGGACCTGGCGCGCACCACCCTGTTCGCCGTCCTGCTCTCCACCGGCGTCCAGGGCGGCTACTACACGCTGGCGACATGGGTGCCGACGTATCTCAAGTCCGAGCGGGGCCTCACCGTCGTCGGCACCGGCGGCTATCTGGCGTTCCTCATATCCGGTGCCTTCATCGGCTACCTCACGGGCGGCTATCTCACCGACGTGCTCGGCCGGAAGAAGAACATCGCCCTGTTCGCCGTGCTCTCCGCCGCCTGCATCCTGGCCTACACGAACCTCCCGTCGGGAGCCAACGGGCTGCTGCTCGTGCTCGGCTTCCCGCTCGGCTTCTGCATGTCGGCCATCTTCAGCGGCTTCGGCTCGTTCCTCTCCGAGCTGTATCCGACGGCGGTTCGCGGCACGGGCCAGGGGTTCACGTACAACACCGGCCGCGCGGTGGGAGCCTTCTTCCCCACCCTCGTCGGGTTCCTGGCCGACAGCTGGGGAGTCGGCGGCGCCCTCGTCTTCGGCGCCGTGGGATACGCAATCGCCGTCATCGCGCTGTTCGGGCTGCCGGAGACCCGCGGCCGCGAGCTCGTCTGA
- a CDS encoding LamB/YcsF family protein, giving the protein MTWASIDLNADLGEGFGRWRLTDDEALLSVVTSANVACGFHAGDAATMRRVCTLAAEHKVRIGAQVSYRDLAGFGRRPMDVPPDELAAEVAYQIGALEVFARAAGTRVSYVKPHGALYNRVVHDEQQAEAVVEGVMLTGERLPLLGLPGSTLHTMAEKAGLPVVTEAFADRAYTADGTLVPRGQEGAVLTDQDAVVERSVSMARFGVVTSHCGRPVGVRARSLCVHGDTPGAVALARTVRARLEESGVRVEAFV; this is encoded by the coding sequence ATGACCTGGGCCTCGATCGATCTCAACGCCGACCTCGGCGAGGGCTTCGGCCGCTGGCGGCTGACCGACGACGAGGCGCTGCTCTCCGTCGTCACCAGCGCCAATGTGGCCTGCGGCTTTCACGCCGGGGACGCCGCCACCATGCGGCGGGTCTGCACCCTGGCGGCCGAGCACAAGGTGCGGATCGGCGCCCAGGTCTCCTACCGCGATCTGGCCGGCTTCGGCCGGCGCCCGATGGATGTCCCGCCGGACGAACTGGCCGCCGAAGTGGCGTACCAGATCGGTGCGCTGGAGGTCTTCGCCCGCGCCGCCGGAACGCGCGTCTCGTACGTCAAACCGCATGGAGCGCTGTACAACCGGGTCGTCCACGACGAGCAGCAGGCGGAGGCGGTCGTCGAAGGGGTCATGCTCACCGGTGAGCGGTTGCCGCTGCTGGGCCTGCCCGGCTCGACGCTGCACACGATGGCGGAGAAGGCCGGACTCCCCGTCGTCACCGAGGCCTTCGCGGACCGGGCCTACACGGCGGACGGCACCCTCGTGCCACGGGGGCAGGAGGGTGCCGTCCTGACCGATCAGGACGCGGTCGTCGAACGATCGGTGTCGATGGCCAGGTTCGGGGTCGTCACCTCGCACTGCGGCCGGCCGGTCGGCGTCCGTGCACGTTCGCTCTGCGTCCACGGCGACACCCCGGGAGCGGTCGCCCTGGCCCGCACGGTGCGTGCGCGGCTGGAGGAGTCGGGTGTGCGGGTGGAGGCCTTCGTATGA
- a CDS encoding roadblock/LC7 domain-containing protein, with amino-acid sequence MTAPNAAAPDATTTGELNWLLDELVQRVGSIRKALVLSSDGLATGTSKDLTREDGEHLAAVASGFHSLAKGVGRHFDAGRVRQTVVELDDAFLFVTAAGDGSCLAVLSDADSDVGLVAYEMTLMVKRVGAHLATAPRTGLAAGG; translated from the coding sequence ATGACCGCACCGAACGCCGCTGCACCCGACGCGACCACGACTGGCGAGCTCAACTGGCTCCTCGACGAACTGGTCCAGCGGGTCGGGTCCATCCGCAAGGCCCTCGTGCTCTCCAGCGACGGTCTCGCCACCGGTACGTCCAAGGACCTCACCCGCGAGGACGGCGAGCATCTCGCCGCCGTCGCCTCCGGGTTCCACAGCCTCGCCAAGGGCGTGGGCCGCCACTTCGACGCGGGACGGGTGCGGCAGACCGTCGTCGAGCTCGACGACGCCTTCCTCTTCGTCACCGCGGCGGGCGACGGCAGTTGTCTCGCCGTCCTGTCCGACGCCGACTCCGACGTCGGCCTGGTCGCGTACGAGATGACGCTGATGGTCAAGCGCGTCGGCGCCCACCTCGCCACGGCACCACGCACCGGACTGGCCGCCGGAGGGTGA
- a CDS encoding GntR family transcriptional regulator, whose amino-acid sequence MGTTGSELGELADDRRLLGRTSTAERVADILRTRIAEGFFLPGARLSEDSIGGALGVSRNTLREAFRLLTHERLLVHQLNRGVFVRVLTVEDVEDIYRTRRLVECAVVRGLGEPPFALDGLRAAVVGGEQAAREKHWKGVSTANIHFHRELVALARSARTDELMRGVLAELRLAFHVVDDPRGLHEPYLVRNREILEVLKAGRRDDAEQLLADYLDGSRTRLVQVYAGLVPEGDAAER is encoded by the coding sequence GTGGGGACGACGGGGTCCGAGCTCGGTGAACTGGCTGACGACCGCCGGCTCCTGGGCCGTACGAGCACGGCGGAGCGGGTCGCGGACATCCTGCGGACCCGGATCGCGGAGGGCTTCTTCCTCCCGGGGGCGAGGCTCTCGGAGGACAGCATCGGCGGAGCGCTCGGCGTCTCGCGCAACACCCTGCGCGAGGCGTTCCGGCTGCTGACCCATGAGCGGCTGCTCGTGCACCAGCTCAACCGGGGCGTGTTCGTCCGGGTCCTCACCGTCGAGGACGTCGAGGACATCTACCGCACCCGCCGGCTGGTCGAGTGCGCGGTCGTCCGCGGGCTCGGTGAGCCGCCGTTCGCGCTCGACGGACTGCGGGCCGCTGTCGTCGGCGGCGAGCAGGCGGCGCGCGAGAAGCACTGGAAGGGCGTCTCCACGGCCAACATCCACTTCCACCGGGAACTCGTCGCCCTCGCCCGCAGCGCCCGGACCGACGAACTCATGCGGGGTGTCCTCGCCGAACTCCGTCTCGCCTTCCACGTCGTGGACGATCCCCGCGGGCTTCACGAGCCTTATCTCGTGCGAAATCGGGAGATTCTGGAAGTGCTGAAGGCGGGGAGGCGCGACGACGCGGAGCAGTTGCTCGCCGACTACCTCGACGGCTCGCGCACCCGGCTCGTCCAGGTCTACGCCGGGCTCGTGCCGGAGGGGGACGCGGCCGAGCGCTGA
- the glpK gene encoding glycerol kinase GlpK, with translation MTDTSQKYVAAIDQGTTSSRCIIFDQDGAIVAVDQREHRQIFPRPGWVEHDATEIWSKVQAVVAGALAKAGLRAAQLSALGITNQRETTVLWDRATGKPVHNAIVWQDTRTAALCTELGGTDGQDRFRETTGLPLASYFSGPKAAWLLDHVPGLRGRAERGEIAFGTIDSWLIWNLTGGTEGGVHVTDVTNASRTMLMNLETLQWDSSILAAMNVPEAVLPEIRSSAEVYGTAVGQLEGVPVASALGDQQAAIFGQACYDTGTAKNTYGTGSFLLLNTGSRPVPSKSGLITTLGYKIGDSDPVYCLEGSIAITGALVQWFRDQLGIIRSADEIETLAASVDDNGGAYIVPAFSGLYAPYWRADARGVITGLTRYVTKAHLARAVLEATSWQTREVVDAMYQDSGVPITTLKVDGGMTANQLLMQHQADVLGVPVIRPKVSETTCLGAAYAAGLATGVWGGLDELKAHWQRDVEWSPRMAADVREREYDNWRRAVERSFGWHKEDGA, from the coding sequence ATGACGGACACCTCCCAGAAGTACGTCGCCGCCATCGACCAGGGCACCACGTCCAGCCGCTGCATCATCTTCGACCAGGACGGCGCGATCGTCGCCGTCGACCAGCGGGAGCACCGTCAGATCTTCCCCAGGCCCGGCTGGGTGGAGCACGACGCCACCGAGATCTGGTCCAAGGTCCAGGCGGTGGTCGCGGGAGCGCTCGCCAAGGCAGGGCTGCGGGCCGCACAGCTGAGCGCGCTCGGCATCACCAACCAGCGCGAGACGACGGTGCTGTGGGACCGGGCGACCGGAAAGCCCGTGCACAACGCGATCGTCTGGCAGGACACCCGGACAGCGGCGCTGTGCACGGAACTCGGCGGCACGGACGGGCAGGACCGATTCCGCGAGACGACCGGACTGCCGCTCGCCAGCTACTTCTCCGGTCCCAAGGCGGCCTGGCTGCTGGACCATGTGCCGGGGCTGCGGGGGCGGGCCGAGCGCGGGGAGATCGCGTTCGGCACCATCGACTCCTGGCTGATCTGGAATCTGACCGGCGGCACGGAGGGCGGCGTCCACGTCACGGACGTCACCAACGCCTCCCGCACCATGCTGATGAACCTGGAGACCCTGCAGTGGGACTCCTCGATCCTCGCCGCGATGAACGTGCCGGAGGCGGTCCTCCCGGAGATCAGGTCCTCGGCCGAGGTGTACGGGACGGCCGTCGGCCAGCTCGAAGGCGTACCGGTCGCCTCCGCACTCGGCGACCAGCAGGCCGCGATCTTCGGCCAGGCCTGCTACGACACGGGCACGGCGAAGAACACGTACGGCACGGGGAGTTTCCTCCTGCTCAACACGGGAAGCCGGCCGGTCCCGTCCAAGAGCGGTCTCATCACGACCCTCGGCTACAAGATCGGCGACTCGGACCCGGTCTACTGCCTCGAAGGCTCCATCGCGATCACCGGCGCCCTGGTGCAGTGGTTCCGCGACCAGTTGGGGATCATCCGCAGCGCCGACGAGATCGAGACACTCGCGGCGAGCGTCGACGACAACGGTGGCGCGTACATCGTCCCGGCGTTCTCCGGTCTCTACGCGCCCTACTGGCGCGCCGACGCCCGCGGCGTCATCACGGGTCTGACGAGATACGTCACCAAGGCCCATCTGGCGCGGGCGGTGCTGGAGGCCACGAGCTGGCAGACGCGTGAGGTGGTCGACGCGATGTACCAGGACTCGGGGGTGCCGATCACCACGCTGAAGGTCGACGGCGGGATGACCGCGAACCAGCTGCTCATGCAGCATCAGGCGGATGTGCTGGGCGTACCGGTGATCCGGCCGAAGGTGTCCGAGACGACCTGTCTCGGTGCGGCGTACGCGGCCGGCCTCGCCACCGGTGTCTGGGGCGGGCTGGACGAGTTGAAGGCCCACTGGCAGCGAGATGTGGAGTGGTCGCCCCGCATGGCCGCGGACGTCCGCGAGCGGGAGTACGACAACTGGCGCAGGGCGGTGGAGCGGAGCTTCGGCTGGCACAAGGAGGACGGTGCGTGA
- a CDS encoding DUF742 domain-containing protein, with protein sequence MTDARQQVRQSHHWFDDEAGPVVRPYAMTRGRTSSSARHRLDLIALVVPEPAADDPGRDQTLSPEHVDIVERCSTTPQSIAELAAGLDLPVGVVRVLVGDLVDEELVHVTRPVPPAELPDVSILREVINGLRAL encoded by the coding sequence ATGACTGACGCCAGACAGCAGGTCCGGCAATCGCACCACTGGTTCGACGACGAAGCCGGACCGGTGGTCCGTCCGTACGCCATGACCCGCGGCCGGACGAGCAGCAGCGCGCGGCACCGGCTGGACCTGATCGCGCTGGTCGTGCCGGAACCGGCCGCCGACGACCCCGGACGGGACCAGACGCTCTCGCCGGAGCACGTCGACATCGTCGAACGCTGCAGCACCACACCCCAGTCGATCGCCGAGCTCGCGGCGGGCCTGGACCTCCCCGTCGGGGTGGTGCGGGTCCTCGTGGGCGATCTCGTCGACGAGGAACTGGTCCACGTAACCCGTCCCGTTCCGCCGGCCGAACTGCCGGACGTGAGTATTCTCCGCGAGGTGATCAATGGTCTTCGGGCGCTCTAG